A genome region from Anopheles stephensi strain Indian chromosome 2, UCI_ANSTEP_V1.0, whole genome shotgun sequence includes the following:
- the LOC118507092 gene encoding CLK4-associating serine/arginine rich protein: MWHEARKQEKKIRGMLVDYRKRAERRQDFYERIKADPTQFLQVHGRKCKIHLDASVATAAENPAIMMPWQGQKDNLIDRFDVRAHLDYIPPVPRTNPDQPDPLEDDADERAMNYERYRVLAQNEFLGIVEEKYLHQLYLEEQFGVNAQIEAETKAAAAAAKKKSSAGAAIGYTYEETETVPGGSGTSGLGSGGIGTGSSVPFVQSITAIEKASESSASLAGTSGPTTARFDECMKDDSDSDLDMDVSIDINKIGTNQAHELNTCGRQYGMKSNDFYSFLTKDSDEAETLRLAREEEQEKIMFSGRKSRRERRAQRERKVAGRPLSPPSYAAKEELVPRTFVEANDSSRSPSPVNSGKITYITSFGGEEELQPHGKISFGFSREMSTLGGIAGTSKAARLRSGAAGAGAEATGTLSYADKVKQNLEKLKTQQLKESDRKPPVQYQRSAISGGRGRSSRSSSSRSSSRSRGRSRRRRRSSSSSRSRSRSRDRSRSRSRRRLRGTGAGRSRSRSRSGGRGTTRSTYSRYRRRSKTRSRSRSRSRSRSRTRSKASRWSPRRRYGAGHSSSRRKTTPSRSSSSSSSSTSSSRSRSRTPVRRTQASRTKRRSGAESDSDSSRVSKKPPTTSTTVTTTTTTTTSATAQEKPSLVVPHMLLGAPPPPPPPLPLPAAVEATADEKKPIPALALIEPEPEVPIKRYYGRRRGDESSSDEASTSGEDTNGNDRKPAIVAALQVTDSAARADDTIGTGSVIKSSFDLMVQIKQEKLDPVDPAGVGPAGGSAIGGSSTSLRFGKTITGGISAPESKVVGTGSASSTTATVSTGLSSKSVNPRDRLKRKMQILLNKQYKADKKAEIEKVERQIQQQQERDDEMRELALKLRRRQRELRHKYGTPESEHSKSHSSDEHSTDEGEEAGGKPTQPSQQQPPHRQPPGDDGSSSPRRLPLLVPPVASVPPPNRMALHTRPPPTLPAGGGPPTSAGGGPGYRNSSSAVIERKPVLRSASNFSAQSVDHTGQSSYGGDTGRLRRRESPAPNVASSSARGYGAGAGGSSPSMNLRRGVAAGSRFDDRNRARRSPPSSRYDRPRSKSRERLASREAGQSASGGGARGRRATDYGRTRGDYERYQSSYGGGGSGQGQQSSYSGGSSGSRYRGRRSRSGSRGRRSRSSERPTTRGNGGSSTVTSSRQSTRSPKPIKKLVDY; this comes from the exons ATGTGGCACGAAGCGCGAAAACAGGAAAAGAAGATCCGAGGCATGCTGGTCGATTATCGGAAGCGGGCCGAACGAAGGCAGGACTTCTACGAGCGTATT AAAGCCGACCCGACACAGTTCCTTCAAGTGCATGGACGCAAATGCAAAATACACCTGGACGCTAGCGTCGCAACAGCTGCCGAGAATCCTGCAATCAT GATGCCATGGCAGGGCCAGAAGGACAATCTGATCGATCGGTTTGATGTGCGTGCACATCTGGACTACATACCGCCGGTGCCCCGCACCAACCCGGATCAGCCCGACCCTCTCGAGGATGATGCGGACGAGCGTGCGATGAATTACGAACGATACCGTGTGCTAGCACAGAACGAATTTCTCG GCATCGTCGAAGAAAAATACCTCCATCAACTATACCTCGAGGAACAGTTCGGCGTAAATGCACAGATCGAGGCAGAAACGAAGGCTGCGGCCGCTGCGGCTAAAAAGAAGTCTTCCGCCGGTGCCGCTATTGGCTACACGTACGAAGAGACGGAAACGGTGCCGGGTGGGTCAGGCACGTCGGGTCTCGGTTCCGGTGGCATCGGAACGGGAAGTAGCGTACCGTTCGTCCAGTCTATAACTGCCATCGAAAAGGCCTCCGAATCGTCGGCTTCGCTGGCGGGCACGAGCGGACCGACAACGGCTCGTTTCGACGAGTGCATGAAGGACGATTCCGACTCAGATCTCGATATGGATGTGTCGATTGATATAAATAAAATCGGCACCAACCAAGCGCACGAACTGAACACCTGTGGACGGCAGTACGGAATGAAGAGCAATGATTTCTATTCCTTCCTGACGAAGGATTCGGACGAGGCGGAAACGTTGCGATTGGCGCGAGAGGAAGAGCAGGAGAAGATTATGTTCAGCGGTCGCAAGAGTCGTCGGGAGCGCCGGGCTCAGCGCGAGCGGAAAGTGGCTGGGCGGCCACTAAGCCCACCGAGCTATGCAGCCAAAGAGGAGCTAGTGCCGCGCACGTTTGTCGAAGCGAACGATAGTTCGCGCTCACCGTCGCCGGTAAACTCGGGCAAGATAACGTACATTACCTCGTTCGGTGGTGAGGAAGAGCTGCAACCGCACGGGAAGATATCGTTCGGCTTTTCGCGCGAAATGAGCACGCTGGGAGGAATTGCTGGAACGTCGAAGGCGGCACGATTGCGCTCGGGAGCTGCTGGTGCCGGCGCGGAAGCTACCGGTACGCTGAGCTACGCGGATAAGGTGAAGCAAAATCTGGAAAAGTTGAAAACGCAACAGTTGAAGGAGAGCGATCGGAAGCCGCCGGTGCAGTATCAACGATCGGCGATCAGTGGCGGTCGCGGAAGAAGTagtagaagcagcagcagcaggagcagtaGCCGCAGCCGAGGCCGAAGTCGACGACGGCGCAGGAGTTCGAGCAGTAGCCGAAGTCGAAGTCGAAGTCGGGATCGTAGTCGCAGCAGGAGCAGAAGACGTTTAAGAGGCACCGGAGCGGGCAGAAGTCGATCGCGGTCGAGGAGCGGTGGTCGTGGTACAACACGCTCCACCTACTCACGGTATCGACGGCGCTCGAAAACGAGATCGCGTTCGCGGTCCCGATCAAGGTCACGATCGCGCACCCGCTCGAAGGCATCTCGCTGGAGCCCGAGACGACGGTACGGTGCTGGGCATTCGTCGTCCCGACGCAAGACCACACCGTCACGCtcttcctcgtcctcctcatcATCTACCTCATCGTCGCGATCACGCTCCAGAACGCCAGTTCGGCGTACTCAAGCGTCGCGAACAAAGCGCAGATCGGGTGCCGAATCGGACAGCGATTCGTCGCGAGTCTCCAAAAAGCCACCAACCACTTCAACGAccgtgacgacgacgacgacgacgacaacttCTGCCACAGCACAGGAAAAGCCATCGCTCGTTGTGCCACACATGCTTCTCGGTGCTccgccacctccaccacctccCTTACCGCTTCCTGCGGCAGTTGAAGCCACGGCGGACGAAAAGAAACCGATTCCAGCACTTGCGCTGATTGAACCTGAACCGGAGGTTCCCATTAAACGGTACTACGGGCGAAGAAGGGGCGACGAAAGTTCCAGCGACGAAGCGAGCACATCCGGCGAGGATACGAATGGGAACGACCGTAAACCGGCGATCGTTGCCGCGTTGCAAGTGACCGACTCTGCTGCCCGCGCGGACGATACGATCGGCACGGGAAGCGTCATTAA ATCCTCCTTCGACCTGATGGTGCAGATAAAGCAAGAGAAACTGGACCCAGTTGATCCGGCCGGTGTGGGGCCGGCCGGTGGAAGCGCTAtcggcggcagcagcacatCGTTAAGGTTTGGTAAAACGATCACTGGTGGCATCAGCGCTCCCGAATCCAAA GTCGTCGGTACCGGGTCGGCTAGCTCCACTACTGCGACGGTCAGCACCGGGCTATCGTCGAAGTCGGTTAACCCTCGCGATCGTCTCAAGCGCAAGATGCAGATCCTGCTGAACAAACAAT ACAAAGCGGACAAGAAGGCTGAAATCGAGAAAGTGGAGCGTCagatacagcagcagcaggaacgtGACGATGAGATGCGCGAGCTGGCACTGAAGCTGAGGCGCCGGCAACGTGAGCTGCGTCACAAGTACGGCACACCGGAGAGCGAGCACAGCAAATCGCACAGCTCGGACGAGCACAGCACGGACGAGGGTGAGGAGGCGGGCGGCAAGCCAACGCAACCGTCCCAACAACAGCCACCGCACCGTCAGCCACCGGGAGACGATGGGTCCAGCTCACCCCGAAGGCTCCCGTTATTAGTTCCTCCCGTAGCGTCGGTTCCGCCGCCGAACCGAATGGCACTGCATACGcgcccaccaccaacactaccGGCCGGTGGTGGTCCTCCGACGAGTGCCGGTGGTGGACCAGGCTACCGGAATAGTAGTAGTGCGGTGATCGAGCGTAAACCGGTCCTGCGCAGTGCGTCTAATTTCAGCGCACAATCCGTTGACCATACGGGGCAGAGTTCGTACGGTGGCGATACCGGGCGTTTGCGACGACGCGAATCTCCCGCACCGAACGTTGCCAGTTCCTCAGCGAGAGGGTACGGTGCGGGTGCGGGTGGTAGTTCCCCATCGATGAACCTTCGTCGTGGCGTTGCAGCAGGCAGCCGGTTTGATGATCGCAATCGTGCTAGACGATCGCCACCATCATCGCGATACGATCGACCACGATCGAAATCGAGGGAACGCTTGGCCTCTCGGGAAGCGGGACAAAGTGCTTCCGGGGGTGGTGCTAGGGGCCGTCGAGCGACGGATTACGGCCGAACGAGGGGAGACTATGAACGTTATCAGAGCAgttacggtggtggtggaagtggACAAGGCCAACAATCCAGTTACTCTGGTGGGAGTAGTGGCAGTCGCTATCGTGGTCGCAGATCACGCTCCGGATCACGCGGCCGTCGATCCCGGTCGTCCGAACGGCCGACGACGCGTGGGAACGGTGGCAGCAGCACGGTGACTTCCAGCCGGCAGTCAACCCGTTCTCCGAAGCCGATCAAAAAGTTGGTAGACTACTGA